A region of Vigna radiata var. radiata cultivar VC1973A unplaced genomic scaffold, Vradiata_ver6 scaffold_48, whole genome shotgun sequence DNA encodes the following proteins:
- the LOC106752872 gene encoding tubulin beta chain, which produces MREILHIQGGQCGNQIGAKFWEVICGEHGIDHTGNYSGDSELQLERINVYYNEASGGRYVPRAVLMDLEPGTMDSVRSGPFGQIFRPDNFVFGQSGAGNNWAKGHYTEGAELIDSVLDVVRKEAENCDCLQGFQVCHSLGGGTGSGMGTLLISKIREEYPDRMMMTFSVFPSPKVSDTVVEPYNATLSVHQLVENADECMVLDNEALYDISFRTLKLANPTFGDLNHLISATMSGVTCCLRFPGQLNSDLRKLAVNLIPFPRLHFFMVGFAPLTSRGSQQYRNLTVPELTQQMWDAKNMMCAADPRHGRYLTASAMFRGKMSTKEVDEQMINVQNKNSSYFVEWIPNNVKSSVCDIPPTGLKMSSTFVGNSTSIQEMFRRVSEQFTAMFRRKAFLHWYTGEGMDEMEFTEAESNMNDLVAEYQQYQDATADEEEYEDEDEDIA; this is translated from the exons ATGAGAGAAATCCTCCACATCCAAGGCGGCCAGTGCGGCAACCAGATCGGAGCCAAGTTCTGGGAAGTCATCTGCGGCGAACACGGCATCGACCACACCGGAAACTACAGCGGTGACTCCGAACTCCAACTCGAGCGCATCAATGTCTACTACAATGAGGCCAGTGGCGGAAGGTACGTTCCACGTGCCGTCCTCATGGATCTGGAACCCGGCACAATGGATTCGGTCAGGTCCGGCCCCTTCGGTCAGATATTCCGGCCCGATAACTTCGTCTTTGGGCAGTCCGGCGCCGGAAACAACTGGGCCAAGGGTCACTACACCGAGGGTGCCGAACTTATCGATTCCGTCTTGGATGTTGTGAGGAAGGAGGCCGAGAACTGCGATTGCTTGCAAG GGTTTCAAGTGTGCCACTCTTTGGGGGGTGGAACTGGCTCGGGCATGGGAACGCTTCTGATATCGAAGATCAGAGAAGAGTATCCTGATCGTATGATGATGACGTTTTCCGTTTTCCCTTCCCCCAAGGTATCTGACACAGTTGTGGAGCCGTACAATGCCACCCTTTCTGTTCACCAGCTTGTTGAAAATGCCGATGAATGCATGGTTTTGGACAACGAGGCTCTCTACGATATCTCTTTCCGTACCTTGAAGCTTGCTAATCCAACTT TTGGGGACCTTAACCATCTCATCTCTGCTACAATGAGTGGAGTTACTTGTTGTCTACGTTTCCCTGGACAACTTAACTCTGATCTTAGGAAGCTTGCGGTGAATCTGATTCCATTCCCTCGTCTCCATTTCTTCATGGTTGGATTTGCACCCTTGACATCAAGAGGATCCCAGCAGTACCGGAACTTGACTGTGCCAGAACTCACTCAGCAGATGTGGGATGCTAAGAACATGATGTGTGCTGCAGATCCACGCCACGGTCGTTATTTGACCGCATCAGCAATGTTCCGTGGAAAGATGAGCACGAAGGAGGTGGATGAGCAGATGATAAATGTTCAGAACAAGAACTCTTCTTACTTTGTTGAGTGGATACCCAACAATGTGAAATCCAGCGTGTGTGATATCCCTCCAACGGGTCTTAAGATGTCATCTACTTTCGTGGGAAACTCAACATCAATTCAGGAGATGTTCAGGAGAGTGAGCGAGCAGTTCACAGCGATGTTCAGGCGCAAGGCTTTCTTACATTGGTACACTGGTGAGGGAATGGATGAAATGGAGTTCACTGAGGCTGAGAGCAACATGAATGATCTGGTGGCCGAGTACCAGCAGTACCAAGATGCTACTGCTGATGAGGAAGAGTACGAGGATGAGGACGAGGATATTGCTTGA